GGAAGGACTGGAAATTTCTAAAAGTTTAACAGCAGCAATGGCGTCATCTTGCCTGTCAGCACAAGCAAGTACTCGTAGTTCAGCATTGTATGGCGTGTGTTGAACGTTTCTCTTCTGATAGCCCGAGTATGCTCTCGAATAATCATAGAGAAATCCCACGGAAAGGTGTGCCACTAATGCCATTACAAATATTGATAAAATCAACACTGTAAAGGTTTCATTATCAACAGACTGCAACAGAGTAATTCCAGTTTAATTAGTAACACTTGGTAAGTAGATAATGAAATAGTAAATACTGTTAAGTCTGACCAACCTTCATATTTCACAATATAATGTACCTGAAGTTTATAGACATTTTCGTACAATGCACCTTGAACAATGCCCTGGGTAGCCATGATAATGGAAAGATTAACTGCATCTCTTATAGGCATCTTGTTCAGCACAGACGTTCCAAAAACACATGCTAACTTCCCCAAGCTAATAAGGCAAATCACAGAAAGTACTGAGGACATGAAAGAGAAATCGTAAAAGACAGCTAAATCCATCTTTGTTGCAGAATATGTGAGAATGAAAGGCGCTAGCAAGCCTGATATGAATGTGTCCATCTTTTCAGCAATTCCGGAGCCTAAAGGCGGTCCAGAAGGCACAGCTAACCCGATCACGAATGGAGCAAAATTAAACTGCAGACCAACATTGTCACAGGTTACAGCACTCACAAGGACGCCACAACAAATCAACGAGATGTAGTAGTTCTTGACAGGCTTTCCTTCAGGTGTCCATTGGATAATTTTTAAGAACATCACACGACTAGCGACGGAAGCAAAGATTACAAGAATGCTCTCAATCAAGGTAAGGCTGATAACTGGAGCTCCATAATCTGAAGTGTAAATTCTGTAAGTAGTTGATAGTGCATTTTGACCTACATAAAACATATCACCAATCAATCCAGCAGCTAATGCAAGGCGACCAAGCTCCGAATTCATGATCTTAAGGTCAATGAGAAGCGCGGCAATGACAGGGAAAGGGGATAATGATATAATCCTGATGACAGATCTAATAGCAGGTCTTCTGTAAATTGGTTGATAATATTCCAACAATCTGTCATTCCCAAGGTAGCTGCCTAAAAGTAGAGGACCAAGGGCGGCAACAAGGCCAATGGACCAGCCTTTTCTTCCAGCTTTTGAAACCATGCTTGGATCCATCTTCACTCCAACAAGAAACATATACAATATGAATCCCAATTTCATCAATGTGTCAAGCAAAACATCATCGTCCGGGAACAACAATCGATGCTTCTCAAATCCCACCAAGTGTCCCAACATTGTTTTCCCTAGTATGATTCCTGCCTGCATTCAtgcatattatattatattaatacGTAGACATCATATGTCATTTTTATGAGCAAATAAATACAAACATTCTAGGGATTTTGGATTGTCTACATACCAGGATTTCAGAAAAATTCCGAGGAAAGCTGAAACGTTTAAACAACGAATGTAAAGCTTGAGCAACGCTAAACATTAATGCTAACTGTAACTCAACGCGTGGTAACAAATAACCCAGGAAATCTTGAAAGCCAACTTGTGCAAGACCAGGTGAATTAAGTGGTACATCCATGCTACATATTTCCTGGTATCGCTTCACATCGTCTCCCTGCTTAATGAAATCTGTCTGGTTCATAGATGACATTTTGATGTATGTACTAGTATATGGCTAACTCAATATCATCATTATTATTGACTGATTTGAGAACAAGCCCATTTTATGATTATGACAATAACCTGCATTTAAATATGTTAAATTTAACATAAACACTGATACAAGAAAAATAGAAGATAAAAATTAAACAATGAAAGTTGTTGTACAAGAAAGAAGGTGAAAGAATGACAGATGTTAATTGACCATGTCAAGATTTCATGTCAATGATGGAGAGAAAATGTATGAGAGCAGGGAAACAATGCAACCACAAAAAATAATTGAACTGAAAATTGTTAATTAATCAAAAAGTTTACTTGGAAGCTTTTAAGTTTTAGATGTATAACATAAATTTATCATCAAATATTGCAATAAAAAGGCCACCTACTCAAATGTTTAAGTACCAAATATGAAATATGATATTTAGGCATTTAATGGATAAATTTTGGCATACATGCATATTGAACCAGAAATTTACCGCCCCAGTTTTAAGAATTATAAATTATAATGGCAATGGCCAGATACTTTATTATACTTGTTATACTTTCTCACACCATCGGTGAAATATTttttgatggaatatgactacaactttttttggaattttttaaatattcaagagtggatttttttaacaaaagtatcttttttattaaatattttaaaaattatttttgtataaTAACAAATACTTTATAttatcttttcttttcttctatGTCATCAAGTGTAAACCTTCAAACTGACCTAGTCTACGGAATTTATCTTAATTATTATCGAGCTGAATTTAAATATTTGACGAATCGAACTCGAGTAGGGTTATCAAACGGATATTTCGTATACGGATATGATTATATCTGTATCCGTATTCGCAATTGTCGGATTcaaatacggataatatccgctttatttcggataTTGATAATATCCGTTTTTTCTCGGATACGAACGAATGTCTGATTTTTTGATGCCCCT
This genomic interval from Apium graveolens cultivar Ventura chromosome 8, ASM990537v1, whole genome shotgun sequence contains the following:
- the LOC141678626 gene encoding cation/H(+) antiporter 4-like is translated as MSSMNQTDFIKQGDDVKRYQEICSMDVPLNSPGLAQVGFQDFLGYLLPRVELQLALMFSVAQALHSLFKRFSFPRNFSEILAGIILGKTMLGHLVGFEKHRLLFPDDDVLLDTLMKLGFILYMFLVGVKMDPSMVSKAGRKGWSIGLVAALGPLLLGSYLGNDRLLEYYQPIYRRPAIRSVIRIISLSPFPVIAALLIDLKIMNSELGRLALAAGLIGDMFYVGQNALSTTYRIYTSDYGAPVISLTLIESILVIFASVASRVMFLKIIQWTPEGKPVKNYYISLICCGVLVSAVTCDNVGLQFNFAPFVIGLAVPSGPPLGSGIAEKMDTFISGLLAPFILTYSATKMDLAVFYDFSFMSSVLSVICLISLGKLACVFGTSVLNKMPIRDAVNLSIIMATQGIVQGALYENVYKLQSVDNETFTVLILSIFVMALVAHLSVGFLYDYSRAYSGYQKRNVQHTPYNAELRVLACADRQDDAIAAVKLLEISSPSKESPLAIYALHLVELVGRATPVLINHGLGQKNATNTSRSHHLIDLFEKFGQNNIGVASVQVFTAMSLPKFMHHDICSLAFDKLVSLIIIPFHRKWSPQGKIIYDSNVQRTINRQVLEMSPCSVGLLIDRRKIRPQQPSMDNEKDSIYHICVVFLGGADDREALAYAKRMMLNSLGTCLTVVRIVAGNAGQENQWDTILDTETLRDIKMQGAHQNNIEYREEKSKDGPETALLINTILENSDIDMIMVGRTHNENSPLLTGLAEWCDLPELGAIGDILAASDVNRPVSVLVMQQQIVANK